In Romeriopsis navalis LEGE 11480, one genomic interval encodes:
- a CDS encoding type II toxin-antitoxin system VapC family toxin: MSLFLLDTDHISLALRGHPTVVDRLSHLRKSQWAVSIISVQESFNGWIVSLNDPRYKERQVELYTRLWHSNNFFQRAQVLNFDTTADGIYQGLLQSQPALSKRRMEKDIKIASVALANQAIVITRNRRDFEQVPGLQLEDWS; the protein is encoded by the coding sequence ATGAGTCTTTTCCTGCTTGATACTGACCATATTTCTCTGGCGCTCAGGGGCCATCCGACTGTCGTCGATCGATTGAGCCATCTCCGTAAATCCCAATGGGCTGTCAGCATCATTTCTGTTCAGGAATCCTTTAATGGCTGGATTGTCAGCCTGAATGACCCACGTTATAAGGAGCGGCAAGTTGAGCTATACACACGTCTCTGGCATTCCAATAATTTTTTTCAGCGTGCTCAAGTTTTGAACTTCGATACGACTGCTGATGGAATTTATCAGGGGTTATTACAATCCCAGCCAGCGCTCAGCAAACGACGAATGGAGAAGGATATAAAAATCGCGTCAGTGGCGCTGGCAAATCAAGCGATCGTCATAACGCGAAATCGGCGAGATTTTGAGCAAGTGCCAGGACTACAGCTTGAGGACTGGAGTTAG
- a CDS encoding DUF4351 domain-containing protein: MIHPYGRDRFNRNKIKAEIRTIMDIVTTIMIYKFSTLSRQEVEKMLGIEDSLQNTRFYQEAKAEGEYARSQSLVMRLLNKKIGNLNPKATEAIGQLDINQLDDLAIALLSFESIEDLNTWLKQHQ, translated from the coding sequence CTGATCCATCCTTATGGCAGAGACAGATTCAACCGCAACAAGATCAAGGCCGAAATTCGCACGATAATGGACATCGTGACCACGATTATGATCTATAAGTTCAGCACCTTATCCCGCCAAGAGGTAGAGAAAATGCTGGGTATCGAAGACAGTCTCCAAAACACGCGATTTTATCAAGAGGCAAAAGCCGAAGGCGAATATGCCAGAAGTCAATCGTTAGTGATGCGGCTGCTTAATAAAAAAATTGGCAATCTTAATCCGAAAGCCACTGAAGCCATTGGACAATTAGACATTAATCAGCTCGATGATCTGGCGATCGCCCTCCTGAGTTTTGAGTCGATCGAAGATCTGAATACCTGGCTGAAGCAGCACCAATAG
- a CDS encoding pentapeptide repeat-containing protein codes for MIKNDRQGNPAKAAKMTKAQREQAQKRKHQKRQQQLSHQQTKRQQRKRDDAQAAFAARLNRSSMSDFPLVADKVSPATRRPDATSGNFQNADLAGANLSGLRLNGANFRGANLAGAWFNDFCCYDNLPWETIASLTAVTFVDANLCGVDLSAVDLTDADFARADLTDADLSEADLRGATFSAATCVGTNFRDVNLSNTDLGLANCDRATFTHANLGGLDLSGTTFRGANLQYANLSGVELWENDFTGADLTGACLKGLHITGPVQWDRVKCEYCYRNFDVVNGRIVGTDRLPATGSFKPGEFVQFLETFQ; via the coding sequence ATGATAAAGAACGATCGCCAGGGCAATCCGGCTAAAGCCGCAAAGATGACCAAAGCGCAGCGCGAACAGGCCCAAAAGCGAAAACATCAAAAGCGTCAACAGCAACTCAGCCACCAACAAACAAAGCGCCAGCAGCGAAAACGGGATGATGCCCAGGCAGCATTTGCGGCGCGACTTAACCGCAGTTCGATGAGTGACTTTCCCCTTGTGGCTGATAAGGTATCGCCCGCGACGCGACGCCCTGATGCCACCAGTGGCAATTTCCAGAACGCCGATCTAGCAGGCGCGAATCTATCGGGATTGCGGCTGAATGGGGCGAATTTCCGTGGGGCAAATTTGGCGGGAGCCTGGTTCAATGACTTTTGCTGCTATGACAATTTGCCTTGGGAGACGATCGCTAGTCTCACTGCTGTTACCTTTGTTGATGCAAATTTGTGTGGGGTGGATTTGTCGGCTGTAGATTTGACCGATGCTGATTTTGCCCGAGCGGATTTGACCGATGCTGATTTGTCCGAGGCCGATCTCCGTGGTGCGACTTTCAGTGCGGCGACTTGTGTTGGGACGAATTTCCGGGATGTTAATTTGTCGAATACTGACTTGGGCTTAGCTAACTGCGATCGCGCCACCTTCACCCACGCGAATTTGGGCGGGCTTGATTTAAGTGGCACAACGTTTCGCGGCGCAAATTTGCAATATGCGAATCTGAGTGGGGTGGAGTTGTGGGAAAACGATTTTACGGGTGCTGATCTGACAGGCGCTTGTCTCAAGGGGTTGCACATCACTGGCCCAGTGCAATGGGATAGGGTGAAATGTGAGTATTGCTATCGAAATTTTGACGTTGTGAATGGTCGGATTGTGGGGACCGATCGCTTACCTGCCACAGGGTCATTCAAGCCAGGCGAATTTGTACAGTTCTTGGAAACCTTCCAGTGA